The Haladaptatus sp. R4 DNA segment AAAGCATCGGAACATCGTTCGTATCAGCGGTGTCCGGCACATCGTTCGTATCAGCGGTGTCCGGCACATCGTTCGTATCAGCGATGTCCGGAACATCGTCCGCGTCGGCAGTATCGACTATCAATCGGACCGTTCCTCACGATACGCCGCGACGATACGCTCGATACGTTCGGTATCCCAGTCCGGGTGTTGCTCCCGTAGGTAGTCGACCATCGCCGATTCGGACAACGATGGATTCGCATCGATCGACCGGTTCGGCGACATCGTCGTCGTTCGGGCGTCGGACGGGGAAATTCGAGCGACGAGCGAGTTCCATCGGCGAGTCGCACTCTCCGGTCGCTGCGCCCAGAGGAGAACGAAGGAGAGACACCCGCACCCGACGAACAGTTGCCACAGCGCGGATTCCCGAAGCGTCAAGACGGCGAGCGCGAGCGGCGGGAGCCGGGCCGTGTGTGAGTAATCGAGCAGGACAGTCCGATTCCCGTCGAGGATAGCACGGACGAACGCCCGGTTGTCCGACCGGTCGAGCATCGTGTTGATCATGATGCTGGAGTCGCTGACGACGAACACGCGTCCCTCGCCGACCCGTTCGACGGTTGCGACGAGCATCGAGGAAATCGTCTCGTCGTCGTCCAGTTTCCGGTTGCCGTTCGCGTCGAGATAGGCGTACTCGGACGTGCTGACGAGCACCGTCGCGTTTCCTGGGGTAACGACGGTACCGTGATTGAGCGAGAGCGCCGAGATGTTCGCCACGGGCGAGCGGTTCGACACGTTGTTCGCAACCGGTAACGCCGGGGAACGGTACTGTCGCTGGTCGTCGCGGACCGGGCGGCCGTCGAGGCGGGCGTCGGTTCCCAGCGCCGAGAGCAGTCGGTTCGTCTGTCCCCCGTAATCACCCGCGACGAGCAGCGTTCCGCCCTGTCGCACGAATCGTCGAAGGCGAGCGCGGTCGGTAGCCGAGTAGTTCTCGTCCGGCGAGAGGATGATTCCGACGGTGCCGTTGGGAGTCACACGCGAATAGGCGGCGGTATCGTGGGCAATTTGCGAGGTCGCACTCGTCTCCGATGCGACGCCGCGGAGGTCGCTCGTGCCGTCCCACGCGTGATTGTACGCGCCGAACGAGGCGGTCGACGTGGAAGCCGTGACGAACAGACCGACGACGACAACGAGGGCGAACGCACCGAGGACGCGCGTCGGCATCGGGTAATCGGACGGTCGTTTCACTTAGAATACCCCCGACGGAAGGACCGCCAAGACATGACGGGCGAGGATGACGACGAAGATG contains these protein-coding regions:
- a CDS encoding DUF4350 domain-containing protein — encoded protein: MPTRVLGAFALVVVVGLFVTASTSTASFGAYNHAWDGTSDLRGVASETSATSQIAHDTAAYSRVTPNGTVGIILSPDENYSATDRARLRRFVRQGGTLLVAGDYGGQTNRLLSALGTDARLDGRPVRDDQRQYRSPALPVANNVSNRSPVANISALSLNHGTVVTPGNATVLVSTSEYAYLDANGNRKLDDDETISSMLVATVERVGEGRVFVVSDSSIMINTMLDRSDNRAFVRAILDGNRTVLLDYSHTARLPPLALAVLTLRESALWQLFVGCGCLSFVLLWAQRPESATRRWNSLVARISPSDARTTTMSPNRSIDANPSLSESAMVDYLREQHPDWDTERIERIVAAYREERSD